TTCGAAGACGGCGCAGCGGCGAAGGAGGGCGTCCGTGTTGGCGACCTGCTGTTCGAAGCGGACGGAAAACCAATCCGGGGGCCGCTAGACTTGGCTGGAGAGGAAGGCGAGCCAGTTACGGTGAAGATCAACAGGGACGGCGAGATATTGGAGAAGACCCTCGTGCGAAAGAAGTTCTCGCTGATCATCCCGGAAGAGCTGAAGTGGGTGGAAGATAACGTCGCCCATCTGATCGTTCCGTCTTTCGATGTGAGCTATGATCGTAAGCGTCTGCAAGGGTTCATCGCGGAGGCCAACGACGCGGAAATGATTATCCTCGACCTGCGTGGCAACGGTGGTGGGCGCGTCGCAAACCTCTTGCACCTAGCGAGCTTCTTCCTTCATCGCGAAGAGCCGCTCGGCACTTTCATCGACCGGACGATGGAAGCAAAGTATCTGGAGGACACCGGCGAAGAGGCGAAGGATATTTTTGCCATCGCTGAGTGGAGCACACAAAAGGTGCGACCGCTCAAACGGAACATCGAACCGTTCGACGGGGAAATCGTCGTGCTGGTCGACGGCGCATCCGCCAGCGCGTCCGAGATGATGGCCGCAGCGCTCCGAGATCATCGCGGGGCTCAAATCATCGGGTCTCGCACCGCTGGAGCCGTACTGGCATCGATGATGCAAAGGCTGGTGAACGGATACTTGC
The DNA window shown above is from Armatimonadota bacterium and carries:
- a CDS encoding PDZ domain-containing protein, translating into MRFSTLFRMTLATVVASLIATLAFAQSEGEAQQDKVSEREKERVLTAMERVITRMAYVPGVDFGEWPTMIEEYREQIDEATTRGEFVTEVNRALQNFGFSHIVLFSPQSAQRRFQQEMVGIGVRIQQEENGIRVVRVFEDGAAAKEGVRVGDLLFEADGKPIRGPLDLAGEEGEPVTVKINRDGEILEKTLVRKKFSLIIPEELKWVEDNVAHLIVPSFDVSYDRKRLQGFIAEANDAEMIILDLRGNGGGRVANLLHLASFFLHREEPLGTFIDRTMEAKYLEDTGEEAKDIFAIAEWSTQKVRPLKRNIEPFDGEIVVLVDGASASASEMMAAALRDHRGAQIIGSRTAGAVLASMMQRLVNGYLLQFPLTDYVTLSGLRIEGNGLEPSIAAPPHRFGEPDNGVEQALKWFNNRRVAA